The Caloenas nicobarica isolate bCalNic1 chromosome Z, bCalNic1.hap1, whole genome shotgun sequence genome has a segment encoding these proteins:
- the TMEM252 gene encoding transmembrane protein 252: MKSPAEAASKQTADRDQGLCLPGKMPKAVFTFIRLFVLLLSFSIICLGVLCVSSGSSCRCGKNELMLYCLLALGLLLLVTGIFWSTFHEVSKYRGLSSIFIQNSSHRELRISTVDRPDLYPPSYEDSTDPEKQISALPVDSTIKQEEIISIPPPPYNESSAKLISETNEQEQPPPYELSVRWLQQQRTADQCSNPRRRESNFHPSTQENSYQQDTDCQGISERATPVRTSETGSG, encoded by the exons ATGAAAAGCCCAGCTGAGGCAGccagcaaacaaacagcagaCAGGGACCAAGGGCTGTGTTTGCCAGGAAAGATGCCAAAAGCTGTTTTCACCTTCATTCGTCTTTTCGTGCTCTTACTCAGCTTCTCAATTATTTGTCTGGGAGTCCTCTGTGTTTCCTCCGGTTCCTCCTGCAGATGTGGAAAAAATGAGCTGATGCTTTATTGCCTGTTAGCTTTGGGGTTACTTCTCCTTGTGACTGGCATTTTCTGGAGCACTTTTCATGAGGTCTCAAAATACAGGGGCCTCAGCAGCATCTTCATTCAAAATTCCAGCCATAGGGAGCTACGTATCAGCACCGTAGACAG gcCTGACCTCTATCCCCCCTCCTATGAAGACAGCACAGATCCTGAAAAACAGATCTCTGCACTGCCGGTTGATTCCACaataaaacaggaagaaatcaTCAGCATCCCTCCACCTCCATATAACGAAAGCAGCGCAAAGCTCATCAGCGAAACTAATGAGCAGGAACAGCCGCCACCTTATGAATTATCTGTGCGGTGGCTACAGCAGCAGCGAACAGCTGACCAGTGCTCAAACCCCAGAAGAAGGGAGTCAAATTTTCATCCATCCACACAAGAAAATAGTTACCAACAGGATACAGACTGCCAGGGAATCTCAGAAAGAGCAACACCTGTCAGAACATCTGAGACAGGCAGTGGGTAA